The Verrucomicrobiia bacterium genome segment ATCGGTGAGAACAAAAATCTTTTTCATGACTAGGGTGGGGGACCCGCCCGTGCGGGTCCCAGCGAAGCATGGATCAGAGCTTCCAGTCGATTCCACCGGCGACCGGGGAAGTGCCTACGTGAGCAGGCTCTTCCTCGATGATGCCGTGCGGTTCGTTGATTGGCCATAGATCTGTCCGGCTGGCAAAGATGCTTCCCTTGGTGGGGAGCTTGCCGTGGTTAGGCAAGATCGCCTGCGCGCGGAGCGGGATGTGGGCAACGGCCTGAACGATTTGTCGAGCCTTTGCTTTCGATACCCGAGCCGTATCCGTAAGGAAGTCCAGTGCGCTTTGCAGGTCAAGCTTGCCTTCGGTCAGACCGATGATGGCTGCTTGTACCTCTGCAAGGTCGTCCGTCGAAGGAAGGAGAACCACGCGGTCAGAACCGAGCATCCTCCGCCACCACTCGGTGGTGTGGAGGTGGTCTCCTACTTGAAGGTAGAAGCCGTGCCAGCCTTGGAGAAGCTTTTGGGCTAACTCCTCGGTGCTCGGCACTCCCTGAGAGGAGAGGCCGAACGCCTTTTGCATGGCATGCTCACCAAGCCTTCCCCGGCCGATCTCGTCGCCTACGATGAAGTGGTAGCCCTTAAGGCCATACCCACTGATCGAAGTGACGGTTCGTTCGGCTGTGTAGAAGATGTCCAAGTCGTAGTCCTCTGGTGCATCGCCGCCGCCGCCCTCAGGACTGAGGAGGCGCATCTGGCGATCCACTTCGTTATCGGGCTCGAACTCGGAATGCTGGTAGGGGATCTTGTCCTCCACGTCCTGGATAACCGCGGTGGCGATCTGGACGTGATAGCTCTCGAGCAGGGCTCCTTCGCCTTGGACCAGATAGTGCTGTGCCTTGGGAAGTACCTTGAATGCCCGGGCGACGTTGTCTCCCATCGAGCCGGTGGTATCCAGCCCCGTTTTCACGGGAATGGCCACGCCTTCCAAGAGGAGGAAGGTTCCGTCCCCTTGAGGGCTCATGAGGCTCAACGATTCACGTTTGACGCCATGGGTCTTGGGATCGACGAGGGGGTCAAGCCTGCCGTGGGTACGGACATGCTGCTCCCCAAGTTCAGTGACTGACTTGCCGGATTTGGCAATCTCACGAGTTGTTGTTTCGTAAGTTGTGGATGACCATCCGCCTTTATCTCGCATTTATCTTCTCCTGTGGGTCGGGTTCGAGGCTGTACGCCATGAAGGGGTGGAATTCGCGCGGCCAGAGTGTGTAGATCAGTTCGTAGAACCGAGTGTACGCACTTATGGCGCTTGAAAACTTCCCTTGTGCTAAATCTCGAATAAGCTTTTGGAAACGTTCGTCGGTGAGTTGGTCGTCCTTGGGGAGTTCTCCTGTTTTCAGGTCTCCTCCCAAGATTGACGTGGCTAACCGGCCTAGTGACCGTAAGTCTTCGCTTTCTTCCGGGGCATTCGTCTCGGTTGGGGAAGCCAGTTTTGACCTCGTCCAATCGAAGATTACAACCCCGTGCTGTTCGCGCTCAATCAAGATGTTGCTTGCAGTGATGTTGCGGTTTGAAATACCTTGGCCGTGGGCAAAGGCGAGGACCTTGAGGGTCTTGCCAATAATCCAGGCGCCGGTTCTCGGGTCTGCTCGGATCCCTTCTTGCCGTAAGGCGGTGAGGGGCGAGAGTTGGCTGAGAGTTTCAATGACAGGGGGAAAACCGAGGATGTTGATCCGTCGTTCGTCCTGTTCGGGGCAGATGAAGCTGTCCACAACTTGGGGGAAGAAGTAGTGGTAGTTAAGACGCACTCCTCCTCCACGGCTGGCGTGGCGTTCGGCTTCCTCTGCCTTTTCACGCATCATCTTCAGGATCATCGCCTCCCTGTCGAGGGAGTCGTTGTCCTTTGTTGTTGCGGCGATCTTCAAGACTCCAATTTGTTCGCTGTCGCCGGGGAGCAGACAGCCATGGAGATTGTAGTGTTCGGCATTCCCGAGTGGTTGCAGGACTTGATAAGCAGCCCCTTTCGGGGTGCTGATGTAGCCGGCAACCCTTTGCTTTTCAGCTATGGGTAATGCACGGGCGGCTCCCAGGACAAGTCCAGTGAGCCAAACAGCAGGAGATTCTGATGGCATGTATGCTCCTCATGTGCAGTCGGGGTCAGCGCGGTTTTGTGTTTGTAACACGCTCACTTGTCAAATATCGAAAATCCTACCCAGAATTTCTGAGCAAGCTTATGCGCTAATAGGCACACGGGCTTATCCAGAACAAAAACATGTGTAACCCTATACGAAAATCAGGGATTTGTCAACCAGTATTACATAAAAAACAGGCCAGGAGAGCGGTATTTCTCAACTGGCCTGTTTTTGGCTTCTTGTCCAAGCCTATTCCACTTTCAGTATGCCCATATATACCAGGCCGCCTGTCTTCTCATCAAAATCGCCATAATACACCCGGATTGTGCCATCTTCCTGGAAATAGCCATCAATATCCGCACCATGAATGCCTACGTACCCAATCTTCTTCCAGGTTAGGCCATCAGTAGAGGTGGCGGCATATAGCTCCGAATGGGAGTTATAAAGCATGATGTAGCCGCCCTTGGGGTTAGCCAGTACAAAGGGGTGTAAGACTTGCTTCCACGGGGACTTGTTCACGTTCTCGGTTGCGTCAGCTTCCATGGTAAGGGCTTCATCCCGTGTCCAGGTAAGGCCGTCTGCGGAACTGGCACCCCAGATTGCCCCGTCACGCTGGTTGCCGGCCGCAACGGTATTTTCATTGAAATACATCCGCCAGGTTTTGTCCGGAAGCTGGAAGACAGTAGGGCCTTCTACGTAGTGGCCAGAGGTGCGAGGGGAGAGTACCTTTCCTGCATCCTTGGTAAAGGCAGTGCCATCGGTACTGAAGGAGCTGTACATATCGGCCTGAGGATCGGTGGCCTTGATTGGCTGCACACCAGGGTAGTAGAAGCGGATGCCGGTAGGGAGCACTATGGCGCGGCCAGTGGCGACACCGGAAATAATAATGTCCTTTTCCTTTGTCCAAGTTATGCCGTCACGAGAGGTATAGGTAAGGTAGCCGCCCGGGCCGCCGCTTTGGCGGTTCACATACATGCGGTAGCCACTTGCAATTGGTACGACGGTTGGGTCGGCATATCCACCAGAAAGGATAAGCTTGCCTTTCTCGGTAGCAGTAATCTTGATAGCGGCAGGCGTTGCAGTGGGGGTGGCAGTGGCCTGGGCTGGCGTGGTGTTGCTCGTGGTTTGGGTATCTGGCCGGGTATATGCCCAAACACTTGCTAGTACCAACAGGAGGAGGACCACTCCTAAGGCAATAATGAGAGGGAGCCGGCTCTTTGGGGTGGAAACAGGGGGAGTAACGGGTGCTTGGCTCTCTGGCGCAGTGGTTTCTGGCTGGTTTTCCACAAGGGTACTGCTACGGTTTAGTCCCTTAAGTATATGTGAGGGTACGAAAAAACCCTACTCGTTAAGAAGGCAGGGTCAGATTGCCTGAAGCCGCTTCAGGGCTTCTGCGTAGCTGGTGCACCAAAGGTATGCCCAACCGCTAAGGATTCGGGAAACCCGCTCCAAATCCAGGGTTTCACCGCGTTCTCGCAAATAGCGTATTTCAATGGCTTTGCAGGCCATTTCTTCTTCAAAGCGGAATCGCCTACTTAGTAGGTAGAGCGCGTAATACTTGAATACACCGAACGTATGGGCCCGCTTGAGGTGCTCAAGTTCATGCAGGGCAACCGCAACAGATTTAGGCGAAGGGCTTTTACTGGTGAGGTCCTTATAGATTCTTTTGGAAACGTAAAAATGGGGATACAAGGCAACGCAGGTATTCCCCATGAGCCAGGGGATGCAGTACATCCACCATGGTTTTTGCCGAATATTCCGCACTTCTTCACCATTGAGCAGCATGTGCTGACCTTAGCAGAAATAGGTGAGGATTAAAAAACCGCCCACTGCCAGTTGGCAGGGGCGGAGTCATTTAGCGGCGGCGGAATTCTTCCCAGTTCTTCCCAAACATCTTAAGGAGTTTGTCATGAAGGACTGGGTTGACCATGCCGTCTAGGGAGCGCTCGTGAATCAGGGCGTCCCGGACTTCGGTCGCGGAAACCTTCACACTGCTGCCATCAAAGCGGTTGATGATCTTGCAGTTCCGTCCGGCTTGGCGAAAGAAGAGGATATCTTCGTCGCAACCGCCGTAGAACAGGGATTGCTGCGGAGTAGCCTTATCCAGCTTGAGGATGTCGTCCAGGGCGGTGAGCCACTCTTCGTCTGTGGGAAAGTCGGGCAAGCCAACTACCCGGATATTGGGGTAAAGCGTCAGGAGAAGCTCGCGCCTCTCCAGGTAGCTGAAAAAGTGGCGGAATGACCGCTCCTGGTTGCAAGAGCCAATGACGACGAGGATATCCTTGTCATCTGCTTCTTGGCGCATTGTTTCAATCACCCTCTCGTGTCCAAGGTGGATGGGAGAGAGCCGTCCTACGTAGACGAGTGTTTTCTTCGGGTTTTCAGGGTTTTCTTCTGCCATGTCACACCTTTCGTGTCAGCTTCGTTTGAAGCAGGCTATATATAGCAAAATAAGGGTAATTAGTCAATCTAGAAGCTACCTATTTAGAAGGCCAGCCATTTGTTCCGGGTTCATTTCTACGTGCATTACCGCGGGTTCGGTGAAGACGGTGGTGCGGTATTCTTCGATAGGAATAGGGTGGCCAACTATTGGGTCGTAAGCTGTGTCATCTTCACAACAAATGACATGGGTAGTCCAGCTAGTCTCGCCGTTATACACGACAGGGATAAGTAGCTTGTGGCTATGCCCATCCGGGAGTGTCTCACCGTGGATAGCCATGGTATAGGGGTGCTTACCTTCTTTAAGGAGGTGTTTCGCTACATCCATGGCAATGGCAAAGCACGACGCGGAGTACCTCCCGTCCGGGCTTCGGTAAGCGTCCTTAAGATGACTGTGCATCCTTTGCAAGTACTCTTCCACTTCACGTTTTGGCTGTTCAAACAGTACTTCTTCAAACATTACAAAGTTTGTCTCATAAGGGGCTAGGTGTCACAAGTATAGGGGATGCGCAGCAGGCAGACAAAACACATTTCGGCGGGTAACGCCCTTGCTTTGTGAATTGGCTTCTAGAGCAATAATCTTATTGACTCAGGACGTGTTTTGCGCTAAAGTCTGCCCACA includes the following:
- a CDS encoding adenylyltransferase/cytidyltransferase family protein, which gives rise to MAEENPENPKKTLVYVGRLSPIHLGHERVIETMRQEADDKDILVVIGSCNQERSFRHFFSYLERRELLLTLYPNIRVVGLPDFPTDEEWLTALDDILKLDKATPQQSLFYGGCDEDILFFRQAGRNCKIINRFDGSSVKVSATEVRDALIHERSLDGMVNPVLHDKLLKMFGKNWEEFRRR